The following are encoded in a window of Arthrobacter woluwensis genomic DNA:
- the hemB gene encoding porphobilinogen synthase, with protein sequence MELHHRPRRLRTTPALRRLVAEHRLAPAELILPAFIREDLSEPAPITSMPGVVQHTTDSLKRAAAEAVELGVGGIMLFGVPAVRDAEGTASLDPEGVLNKAIRDVRAEVGDELVVMSDVCLDEFTDHGHCGVLDADGRVDNDRTVEIYARMAVAQAEAGAHVLGPSGMMDGQIAPMRSALDAAGFQDVSILAYAAKYASAFYGPFREAVDSQLQGDRRTYQMDAANRREALLEVQLDLDEGADMVMVKPAMSYLDILADVAAMSPVPVAAYQISGEYAMIEAAAANGWINRDAAIMESVLSIKRAGADMILTYWASELAGWLRQG encoded by the coding sequence ATGGAACTCCACCACCGTCCCCGCCGTCTCCGGACCACTCCTGCTCTGCGCCGTCTGGTCGCCGAGCACCGCCTGGCGCCGGCCGAGCTGATCCTGCCCGCGTTCATCCGGGAAGACCTCAGCGAGCCGGCCCCGATCACGTCGATGCCCGGCGTCGTGCAGCACACCACTGATTCCCTCAAGCGCGCGGCCGCCGAGGCCGTGGAGCTGGGCGTGGGCGGCATCATGCTGTTCGGCGTGCCGGCGGTGCGCGACGCCGAGGGCACCGCGAGCCTCGACCCCGAGGGCGTGCTCAACAAGGCCATCCGCGACGTCCGCGCCGAGGTCGGCGACGAGCTGGTGGTCATGAGCGACGTCTGCCTGGATGAGTTCACCGACCACGGCCACTGCGGCGTGCTCGACGCCGACGGCCGCGTGGACAACGACCGCACGGTGGAAATCTACGCGCGGATGGCCGTGGCGCAGGCCGAGGCCGGCGCGCACGTCCTCGGCCCGTCCGGCATGATGGACGGCCAGATCGCCCCGATGCGCTCCGCGCTGGACGCCGCCGGGTTCCAGGACGTCTCGATCCTGGCGTACGCCGCGAAGTACGCCTCGGCGTTCTACGGCCCGTTCCGTGAAGCGGTGGATTCCCAGCTCCAGGGTGACCGCCGGACTTACCAGATGGACGCCGCCAACCGTCGTGAGGCCCTGCTCGAGGTCCAGCTGGATCTTGACGAGGGCGCGGACATGGTCATGGTCAAGCCGGCGATGAGCTACCTGGACATCCTGGCGGACGTCGCCGCGATGAGCCCGGTGCCCGTCGCGGCCTACCAGATCTCCGGTGAGTACGCGATGATCGAGGCCGCGGCAGCCAACGGCTGGATCAACCGCGACGCGGCGATCATGGAGTCCGTCCTGAGTATCAAGAGGGCCGGCGCCGATATGATCCTCACCTACTGGGCCAGTGAGCTGGCCGGGTGGCTGCGCCAGGGCTGA
- a CDS encoding 3-hydroxybutyrate dehydrogenase: protein MSADRQRKALVTGGASGIGAAVAAALADSGLHVVVADLDGDAAEEVAARIGGEAWAVDLLNTAPLETLKLDCDVLVNNAGFQKVAPITEFDPDTFRRIQRLMVEAPFLLIRAALPGMCRRGWGRIINISSVHGLRASPFKSAYVTAKHALEGLSKATALEGAAHGVTSNCLNPGYVRTPLVERQIADQAAAHGITPSEVLEKVMLTEMAVKRLVEPEEVASLARFLASDDAAMVTGASYTMDGGWSAR from the coding sequence ATGAGCGCGGACCGGCAGCGGAAGGCGCTCGTCACGGGAGGAGCGTCGGGGATCGGGGCCGCCGTGGCGGCGGCCCTGGCGGACTCCGGGCTGCACGTGGTGGTGGCGGACCTCGACGGCGACGCCGCGGAGGAGGTCGCCGCCCGGATCGGCGGGGAGGCGTGGGCCGTCGACCTCCTGAACACCGCCCCGCTGGAGACCCTGAAGCTGGACTGCGACGTCCTGGTCAACAACGCCGGGTTCCAGAAGGTCGCGCCGATCACCGAGTTCGACCCGGACACCTTCCGGCGGATCCAGCGGCTCATGGTGGAGGCGCCGTTCCTCCTGATCCGGGCCGCGCTCCCCGGGATGTGCCGCCGGGGCTGGGGGCGGATCATCAACATCAGCTCGGTGCACGGCCTGCGGGCGTCGCCGTTCAAGAGCGCTTATGTGACCGCCAAGCACGCGCTGGAGGGGCTGTCGAAGGCCACCGCCCTCGAAGGCGCGGCGCACGGCGTCACCTCGAACTGCCTGAATCCCGGCTATGTCCGGACCCCGCTGGTCGAGCGCCAGATCGCGGACCAGGCCGCCGCGCACGGCATCACCCCCTCCGAGGTGCTGGAGAAGGTGATGCTGACCGAGATGGCGGTCAAACGCCTCGTGGAACCGGAGGAGGTCGCCTCGCTCGCGCGCTTCCTCGCCTCCGACGACGCCGCCATGGTCACCGGGGCCAGCTACACGATGGACGGCGGCTGGTCGGCGCGCTGA
- a CDS encoding uroporphyrinogen-III synthase: protein MPTSAERPSAEGFPQASTDQEEREIQAERERLGLDPERLPLAGRTVLLTRSPDRAQAMNQALKAHGANPALLPLIDFEAVDEPSVLVDSVDRAIAGEYDWLVVSSITTVRALVQYAGSERWKALTEAAVRVATIGPTSRVILERLGLAVTLAPEDQQSAEGLLALWTGQGHRILLPQADIAGTVLSEGLRAAGNTVDTVTAYHTVDAPARPERRLTIELGRSVTGAPKASSYAVLSPEHAREADAHGRLDAVVAASPSAARAVVERLGDALQARFVAIGPSTAAEAERLGLTVAAVAATPTPQGIVDAVIAALRD, encoded by the coding sequence TTGCCGACCTCGGCTGAGCGGCCCTCCGCCGAGGGCTTCCCTCAGGCGTCCACGGACCAGGAGGAACGGGAGATCCAGGCCGAGCGGGAACGCCTCGGCCTGGACCCCGAGCGTCTGCCGCTCGCCGGCCGCACCGTGCTCCTGACCCGCTCCCCGGACCGTGCCCAGGCCATGAACCAAGCCCTGAAGGCGCACGGCGCCAACCCGGCGCTGCTGCCCCTCATCGACTTCGAGGCCGTGGACGAGCCGTCCGTGCTGGTCGACTCCGTGGACCGCGCGATCGCGGGGGAGTACGACTGGCTCGTGGTCAGCAGCATCACCACGGTCCGGGCGCTCGTGCAGTACGCGGGCTCTGAGCGCTGGAAGGCGCTCACGGAGGCCGCGGTCCGGGTCGCGACCATCGGGCCGACCTCGCGGGTCATCCTGGAACGGCTGGGCCTCGCCGTGACACTCGCTCCGGAGGACCAGCAGTCCGCGGAAGGACTCCTGGCGCTCTGGACCGGACAGGGTCACCGGATCCTCCTGCCCCAGGCCGACATTGCAGGCACGGTGCTTTCGGAAGGGCTCCGGGCCGCGGGGAACACCGTGGACACCGTCACGGCGTACCACACGGTGGACGCCCCGGCCCGGCCGGAACGCCGCCTCACGATCGAACTCGGCCGCAGCGTGACCGGTGCGCCGAAGGCTTCCTCCTATGCCGTGCTCAGCCCGGAGCACGCCCGGGAGGCCGACGCGCACGGGCGGCTCGACGCCGTCGTCGCGGCCTCGCCGAGTGCCGCACGGGCCGTCGTGGAGCGTCTCGGTGACGCCCTCCAGGCCCGCTTCGTGGCGATCGGGCCGAGCACCGCCGCCGAGGCGGAGCGCCTCGGCCTCACCGTGGCCGCCGTCGCGGCCACCCCCACACCCCAGGGAATCGTCGACGCCGTCATCGCGGCGCTGCGCGACTGA
- the hemG gene encoding protoporphyrinogen oxidase, which produces MPQHTQPQQGRGPAPATVPTGVRRAVVVGGGVSGLLAAYRLSADGVAVTLVEARPVLGGAVGSHTVGGLTLDSGAESFATRGDAIPALLTDLGLDRDVVAPHPSGAWVRLPQGPRELPKTGVLGIPADPWDEEVRRTLGWAGSLRASLDRVLPGNLGAGADVSSVARLVRLRQGRRVLKRLVEPVVGGVHAADPGLLDVDMVAPGLRKRMREHGSLGAAVLAQRQSARAIAGDTDRSGSPRRAGSAVAGVRGGMHRLVEALEARVREGGARVLTSAVARPVSRDAEGLWFIPVERDGAVETLRAEHLVVALDGPAAVELLASQVPALAAHRPEPGAQIKLVTLVVDQPELDARPRGTGILVAPQTQGVQAKALTHATAKWPWLAETAGPGVHVLRLSYGRQDGDPGQRPGPADGTPESDEELFQAALADASELLGVPLAAEDVLDHDVIRWSGALPFAAVGHRQRVVAVRDLCAAEPGLDVVGAWLAGTGLAAVVADTLKIFPGTATGSRQGPSRA; this is translated from the coding sequence ATGCCCCAGCACACCCAGCCACAGCAGGGCCGCGGCCCGGCTCCGGCGACCGTGCCCACCGGGGTGCGGCGCGCCGTCGTCGTCGGCGGGGGAGTGTCGGGGTTGCTGGCCGCGTACCGGCTGAGCGCCGACGGCGTGGCCGTCACACTCGTGGAGGCGCGGCCCGTGCTGGGCGGTGCGGTGGGTTCGCACACCGTGGGCGGGCTGACGCTCGACTCGGGCGCGGAGTCCTTCGCGACGCGCGGCGACGCCATCCCTGCTCTGCTGACGGACCTGGGACTCGATCGGGACGTGGTCGCGCCGCATCCGTCGGGTGCGTGGGTGAGGCTTCCGCAAGGACCGCGCGAACTCCCGAAGACCGGTGTCCTCGGCATCCCTGCCGATCCGTGGGACGAGGAGGTCCGCCGCACGCTCGGCTGGGCCGGATCGCTGCGGGCGAGCCTCGACCGGGTGCTGCCCGGAAACCTCGGCGCGGGCGCGGACGTCAGCAGCGTGGCCCGGCTGGTCAGGCTGCGGCAGGGCCGGCGCGTGCTGAAACGCCTGGTCGAGCCGGTGGTGGGCGGAGTCCACGCCGCCGATCCGGGTCTGCTCGATGTGGACATGGTGGCTCCCGGCCTGCGGAAGCGGATGAGGGAACATGGCTCGCTCGGCGCGGCCGTCCTCGCGCAGCGGCAGTCCGCCCGGGCGATCGCCGGGGACACGGACCGGTCTGGAAGCCCGCGCCGTGCGGGGTCCGCCGTCGCGGGTGTCCGTGGCGGCATGCACCGGCTCGTGGAGGCGCTGGAAGCGCGCGTCCGGGAGGGCGGCGCCCGCGTGCTCACCTCTGCCGTGGCGCGGCCCGTCAGTCGGGACGCCGAGGGCCTTTGGTTCATCCCCGTCGAGCGCGACGGCGCAGTGGAGACCCTGCGCGCCGAGCACCTGGTCGTGGCGCTGGACGGCCCCGCCGCCGTCGAGCTGCTCGCCTCCCAGGTGCCCGCTCTCGCAGCGCACCGCCCCGAGCCGGGGGCACAGATCAAGCTCGTGACCCTCGTGGTCGACCAGCCCGAGCTGGATGCCCGTCCGCGCGGCACCGGCATCCTCGTGGCGCCCCAGACACAGGGCGTGCAGGCGAAGGCCCTCACCCACGCGACGGCGAAGTGGCCCTGGCTGGCCGAGACCGCCGGGCCGGGCGTGCACGTGCTCCGCCTCAGTTACGGCCGCCAGGACGGTGACCCGGGTCAGCGGCCCGGCCCCGCGGACGGCACCCCCGAGAGCGACGAGGAGCTCTTCCAGGCGGCCCTGGCCGATGCGTCCGAGCTGCTGGGCGTGCCCCTCGCCGCGGAGGATGTGCTGGACCACGACGTGATCCGCTGGTCCGGAGCGCTGCCGTTCGCGGCGGTCGGGCACCGGCAGCGTGTCGTGGCCGTCCGGGATCTGTGCGCCGCGGAGCCGGGACTCGACGTCGTGGGAGCATGGCTTGCGGGAACCGGCCTCGCCGCCGTGGTGGCGGACACGCTCAAGATTTTCCCTGGAACCGCGACCGGTTCCAGGCAGGGGCCCTCACGGGCCTAG
- a CDS encoding ferrochelatase — MSTPVDAALEALHISTEPNPVTDRGRMAPAEYDAVLLASFGGPEGQDDVIPFLRNVTRGRGIPDERLEEVSHHYRAFGGISPINQQNRELKAAIESELSTRGLDLPLYWGNRNWDPYIPQTLQQMYDDGHRRVLMITTSAYSCYSSCRQYREDIGLALTETGLDGKLQVDKVRQYFDHPGFILPFVEGTLEGLQKIRVALEAEDGSRDSEIRVLFATHSIPTRDAEAAGRSEDEPRDFEGGSAYVAQHLAAARAIMAVVAPEVAWDLVYQSRSGAPHVPWLEPDINDHLEEIAPQGVKGAVIVPLGFVSDHMEVAWDLDTEALETCKELGVEAVRVPTPGTHGTFVAGLVDLISERTVAQNIAARPHVTDLGAWYDICRPGCCENFRGAKPVIAEAGVSLGTTHDAYPA; from the coding sequence ATGAGCACCCCAGTCGACGCCGCCCTCGAGGCGCTGCACATCAGCACCGAACCGAACCCCGTCACTGACCGCGGCCGCATGGCCCCGGCCGAGTACGACGCCGTCCTTCTCGCCTCCTTCGGCGGGCCCGAGGGCCAGGACGACGTGATCCCCTTCCTGCGCAACGTCACCCGTGGCCGCGGCATCCCGGACGAGCGCCTCGAAGAGGTGAGCCACCACTACCGCGCGTTCGGCGGCATCAGCCCCATCAACCAGCAGAACCGTGAGCTGAAGGCGGCCATCGAGTCCGAGCTCTCCACCCGTGGCCTCGACCTGCCGCTCTACTGGGGCAACCGTAACTGGGACCCCTACATCCCGCAGACGCTCCAGCAGATGTACGACGACGGCCACCGCCGCGTCCTCATGATCACCACGAGCGCGTACTCCTGCTACTCCAGCTGCCGCCAGTACCGCGAGGACATCGGCCTCGCGCTCACCGAGACCGGCCTGGACGGCAAGCTGCAGGTGGACAAGGTCCGTCAGTACTTCGACCACCCGGGCTTCATCCTCCCGTTCGTCGAGGGCACGCTCGAAGGCCTGCAGAAGATCCGCGTGGCGCTGGAAGCCGAGGACGGCTCCCGGGACTCGGAGATCCGCGTCCTGTTCGCCACGCACTCCATCCCCACCCGTGACGCCGAGGCCGCGGGCCGCAGCGAGGACGAGCCCCGCGATTTCGAGGGCGGCTCGGCCTACGTGGCTCAGCACCTGGCCGCCGCGCGCGCCATCATGGCCGTCGTGGCTCCCGAGGTCGCCTGGGATCTGGTCTACCAGTCCCGCTCCGGCGCCCCGCATGTGCCGTGGCTCGAGCCGGACATCAACGACCACCTGGAGGAGATCGCTCCGCAGGGCGTCAAGGGCGCCGTGATCGTGCCGCTCGGCTTCGTGAGCGACCACATGGAGGTCGCCTGGGATCTGGACACCGAGGCGCTGGAGACCTGCAAGGAACTCGGCGTCGAGGCCGTCCGCGTGCCCACCCCCGGCACGCACGGCACCTTCGTGGCAGGCCTCGTGGACCTGATCAGCGAGCGGACGGTGGCCCAGAACATCGCCGCCCGCCCGCACGTCACGGACCTCGGCGCCTGGTACGACATCTGCCGTCCCGGCTGCTGCGAGAACTTCCGCGGCGCCAAGCCGGTGATCGCCGAAGCCGGTGTCAGTCTCGGCACCACGCACGACGCATACCCGGCCTAG
- the hemE gene encoding uroporphyrinogen decarboxylase, whose amino-acid sequence MPSMLQALPAAHPLVTGATSDSPLITAYRGGKPTRRPVWFMRQAGRSLPEYREARQGISMLDSCLKPELAAEITLQPVRRHDVDAGIFFSDIVIPLKLAGVGVDIVPGVGPVLENPVRTAADVAALPKLTWEALEPIRQAVRLTVEELGSTPLIGFAGAPFTLAAYMVEGRPSRDHLGPRTMMHADPETWKALADWAADASGLFLQAQLEAGASAAQLFDSWAGSLGLADYERYVAPASARALDAVRGLGAPLIHFGTGTSELLPAMHRVGVDVMGVDYRLPLDEANRRLGGAVPLQGNIDPALLPAPWEVLEAHVREVIAAGASAPGHVVNLGHGVPPETDPAVLTRVVELIHSIGY is encoded by the coding sequence ATGCCTTCCATGCTCCAGGCCCTCCCGGCTGCCCACCCGCTGGTCACCGGCGCCACGTCGGATTCCCCGCTGATCACCGCATACCGCGGGGGCAAGCCCACCCGCCGGCCCGTGTGGTTCATGCGCCAGGCCGGCCGCTCGCTGCCCGAATACCGTGAGGCCCGCCAGGGGATCTCCATGCTGGACTCCTGCCTCAAGCCTGAACTCGCCGCCGAGATCACGCTGCAGCCCGTGCGCCGCCACGACGTCGATGCCGGTATCTTCTTCTCCGATATCGTCATCCCCCTCAAGCTCGCGGGCGTGGGGGTGGACATCGTCCCCGGTGTCGGCCCGGTCCTCGAGAACCCGGTGCGCACCGCGGCGGACGTCGCCGCTCTGCCCAAGCTCACCTGGGAGGCCCTCGAGCCCATCCGCCAGGCCGTCCGCCTCACCGTCGAGGAACTGGGCAGCACCCCGCTCATCGGTTTCGCGGGCGCTCCGTTCACCCTGGCCGCCTACATGGTGGAAGGCCGCCCGTCGCGCGACCACCTCGGCCCGCGGACGATGATGCACGCGGACCCCGAGACCTGGAAGGCCCTGGCCGACTGGGCCGCCGACGCCTCGGGTCTCTTCCTCCAGGCGCAGCTTGAAGCCGGCGCCTCGGCCGCGCAGCTGTTCGACTCCTGGGCCGGCTCCCTCGGCCTGGCCGATTACGAGCGCTACGTCGCCCCCGCCTCCGCCCGCGCCCTGGACGCGGTCCGCGGCCTCGGCGCCCCGCTGATCCACTTCGGCACCGGAACGTCCGAGCTGCTGCCCGCCATGCACCGGGTCGGCGTGGACGTCATGGGTGTCGACTACCGTCTGCCCCTCGACGAGGCCAACCGCCGACTCGGTGGCGCGGTCCCGCTGCAGGGCAACATCGACCCCGCCTTGCTGCCCGCGCCGTGGGAGGTCCTGGAAGCCCACGTCCGCGAGGTCATCGCGGCAGGCGCCTCCGCACCGGGCCACGTGGTCAACCTCGGCCACGGCGTTCCTCCGGAGACGGATCCCGCAGTGCTCACCCGCGTGGTCGAGCTCATCCACTCGATCGGGTACTGA
- a CDS encoding LLM class flavin-dependent oxidoreductase — protein MHTDSTHSVHLGVDTFGDVTLHEDGTPKSHEEVLRDVVEEGVLADQVGLFGFGVGEHHRKDFAVSAPEVVLAAIAGKTENIRLSSAVTVLSSDDPIRVFQRFSTLNAISGGRAEVVLGRGSFIESFPLFGYDLEDYELLFEERLALFDKARSQKPIHWEGRTRGPIRGLMAYPQVSDGLLAVSIGVGGSPQSVVRAASYGYPMTLAIIGGDPARFRPYVDLYYKSLEEQGKEWQPLAVHSPGHVAETDEQAREEFFPHWLASRNKIGAERGWGPASRIEFNEQVAAHGALYVGSPETVARKIVTAKKNLGMQRFDLKYSNGTLPHASMLKSIELLGTQVAPLVNDMLA, from the coding sequence ATGCATACAGATTCCACGCACTCGGTTCATCTCGGCGTCGACACCTTCGGTGATGTGACCCTCCACGAGGACGGCACGCCTAAGTCTCATGAGGAAGTTCTCCGTGACGTGGTGGAGGAAGGGGTCCTGGCCGATCAGGTGGGTCTGTTCGGTTTCGGTGTGGGGGAGCACCACCGCAAGGACTTCGCGGTGTCCGCGCCGGAGGTGGTCCTCGCGGCCATTGCCGGGAAGACGGAGAACATCCGTCTTTCCTCGGCCGTCACCGTGCTCTCCTCCGACGACCCCATCCGCGTCTTCCAGCGCTTCTCCACCCTCAATGCCATCTCCGGAGGCCGGGCCGAAGTGGTCCTGGGCCGCGGATCGTTCATCGAGTCCTTCCCGCTCTTCGGCTACGACCTCGAGGATTACGAGCTCCTGTTCGAGGAGCGCCTCGCCCTCTTCGACAAGGCACGCTCGCAGAAGCCCATCCACTGGGAGGGCCGCACTCGCGGACCGATCCGCGGGCTCATGGCGTACCCGCAGGTCTCGGACGGCCTCCTCGCCGTCTCCATCGGCGTCGGCGGCAGCCCGCAGTCGGTGGTGCGCGCCGCGAGCTACGGATACCCGATGACGCTCGCGATCATCGGCGGCGATCCGGCCCGTTTCCGTCCCTACGTCGACTTGTACTACAAGTCCCTCGAGGAGCAGGGCAAGGAATGGCAGCCCCTCGCCGTCCACTCCCCGGGCCACGTGGCCGAGACGGATGAACAGGCCCGCGAGGAGTTCTTCCCGCACTGGCTGGCGAGCCGCAACAAGATCGGCGCCGAGCGTGGCTGGGGTCCCGCGAGCCGTATCGAGTTCAACGAGCAGGTCGCGGCGCACGGCGCGCTCTACGTCGGTTCCCCGGAGACCGTGGCCCGGAAGATCGTCACGGCCAAGAAGAACCTCGGCATGCAGCGTTTCGACCTGAAGTACTCCAACGGCACGCTCCCGCACGCCTCCATGCTGAAGAGCATCGAGCTGCTGGGCACCCAGGTCGCGCCGCTCGTGAACGACATGCTGGCGTAG
- the hemC gene encoding hydroxymethylbilane synthase yields the protein MGVRIGTRGSQLAVTQSQHTADQLAAVGGFETELIRIKTDGDVLTGPLSQMGGTGVFAVALRDALLVERCDVAVHSLKDLPTAAVPGLTIAAVPAREDVRDALCARDGLTLETLPIGSRVGTGSPRRAAQLLLTRPDLEIVDIRGNVDTRLGRVPGLPGNAADAPGDLDAVVLAASGLKRLGRTDVISEYLETSVMLPAPGQGALAVETRSADAPQDLSQAAAPDVLAQALAAIDDADSRLAVTAERALLARLEAGCAAPVGAHAFRKGSFLHLQAVVCAPDGTRHERRSKATDVFTEVGATLLGIELAEELLDAGVADFADLG from the coding sequence ATGGGCGTCCGCATCGGAACGCGTGGGAGCCAGTTGGCTGTCACACAGTCCCAGCACACCGCAGATCAGCTGGCCGCTGTCGGCGGTTTTGAGACGGAACTGATCCGCATCAAGACCGACGGCGACGTCCTCACCGGCCCGCTGTCCCAGATGGGCGGCACCGGGGTGTTCGCCGTCGCGCTGCGCGACGCGCTGCTGGTGGAGCGCTGCGATGTGGCCGTCCACTCGCTCAAGGACCTCCCGACGGCGGCCGTCCCCGGTCTGACGATCGCGGCGGTCCCGGCGCGTGAGGACGTCCGTGACGCGCTCTGCGCGCGGGACGGCCTCACGCTGGAGACCCTGCCCATCGGTTCGAGGGTCGGCACGGGTTCCCCGCGCCGGGCGGCCCAGCTCCTGCTGACCCGTCCTGACCTGGAGATCGTGGACATCCGGGGCAACGTGGACACCCGTCTGGGCCGTGTGCCGGGCCTCCCGGGCAATGCCGCGGACGCCCCGGGTGACCTGGACGCCGTGGTGCTCGCGGCCTCCGGGCTGAAGCGCCTGGGCCGGACGGACGTCATCAGCGAGTACCTCGAGACGTCCGTCATGCTTCCCGCCCCCGGGCAGGGCGCCCTGGCCGTGGAGACGCGCAGCGCGGACGCGCCGCAGGACCTCTCGCAGGCCGCGGCGCCGGACGTCCTGGCGCAGGCCCTCGCGGCGATCGACGACGCCGATTCCCGCCTCGCCGTGACCGCGGAGCGCGCGCTGCTGGCGAGGCTCGAGGCCGGGTGTGCCGCTCCCGTCGGCGCCCACGCGTTCCGCAAGGGCAGCTTCCTGCACCTGCAGGCCGTGGTCTGCGCACCGGACGGCACCCGGCACGAGCGCCGTTCCAAGGCGACGGACGTCTTCACCGAAGTGGGAGCGACCCTCCTGGGGATCGAACTGGCCGAGGAACTCCTCGACGCCGGGGTGGCGGACTTTGCCGACCTCGGCTGA
- the hemQ gene encoding hydrogen peroxide-dependent heme synthase: protein MSHAAAGHHAGAPEPQGGGNEFFTLWAVFKRTGAVERAEGAVADFETLIESLSDHQVTLRGAYDVSGMRAEADVMLWLHGAKPEELQAALRRIRRTELFAGTELAFSAMGVHRDAEFAKSHTPAFSRGVPAEEWLCVYPFVRSYEWYILPAEERGQMLREHGLLGREFPQVQSNTVASFALGDWEWILALEAPELVDLVDLMRHLRHSEARNHVREEIPFYTGRRIPAAQIAEVLA, encoded by the coding sequence ATGAGCCACGCAGCAGCAGGACACCACGCCGGGGCGCCGGAGCCCCAGGGCGGCGGCAACGAGTTCTTCACCCTCTGGGCCGTCTTCAAGCGCACCGGCGCCGTGGAGCGGGCCGAGGGCGCGGTGGCCGACTTCGAGACCCTCATCGAGTCGCTCTCCGACCATCAGGTGACCCTCCGCGGCGCCTACGACGTCTCCGGCATGCGCGCCGAGGCCGACGTCATGCTCTGGCTGCACGGCGCCAAGCCGGAGGAACTCCAGGCCGCGCTGCGCCGGATCCGCCGCACCGAGCTGTTCGCCGGCACCGAGCTGGCGTTCTCCGCCATGGGCGTGCACCGCGACGCCGAGTTCGCCAAGAGCCACACGCCGGCCTTCTCCCGCGGCGTCCCCGCCGAGGAGTGGCTGTGCGTCTACCCGTTCGTCCGCTCCTACGAGTGGTACATCCTCCCCGCGGAGGAACGCGGCCAGATGCTCCGTGAGCACGGCCTGCTCGGCCGCGAGTTCCCGCAGGTCCAGTCCAACACCGTGGCGTCCTTCGCGCTGGGTGACTGGGAGTGGATCCTGGCCCTGGAAGCGCCGGAGCTGGTGGACCTGGTGGACCTGATGCGTCACCTGCGTCACAGCGAGGCCCGTAACCACGTCCGCGAAGAAATCCCGTTCTACACCGGTCGTCGCATCCCGGCGGCCCAGATTGCCGAGGTCCTTGCATGA